In the Paramisgurnus dabryanus chromosome 5, PD_genome_1.1, whole genome shotgun sequence genome, one interval contains:
- the LOC141282206 gene encoding general transcription factor II-I repeat domain-containing protein 2, with amino-acid sequence MATSKKRKVDKEGRRFNERWKSEYFFTESHNNCVCLICNETVSVMKEYNVKRHYEAKHANSYQKFSDSEREDKVKQLEASLVSQQRLFIRAKESNENITRASYEVAILIAKHGKPFSEGEFVQECVMKIAENICPDKKQEFANLCLARNTIARRIEEISSDIKKQVTKRGHKFDNFSLACDESTDISDTAQLLIFLRGIDEDMNITEELLDLKSIKGQTRGVDLLQCVSDAVDDMKLPWEKLSGIVTDGAPAMTGERSGLASLLCNKVSEQGGNAIKLHGLIHQQVLCAKCLKFDHVVSPLVKAINFIRAKALYHRQFQQFLSDIEAQYGDVIYHNDVRWLSRGNALQRFFLLRREIGQFFDEKGHAMKELSDPKWLADLAFVIDINKHLNALNVSLQGKDAVVSQLYSHIKAFATKLQLFKRHLSQSEINTSHFPTLKEVMDCFPKETCGKIGKYANVIEDLFAEFNWRFKDFTIIEKDMHVFASPFSVDPVDVAHELQLELIDLQCDDELRFRHQQLSQIDFYRQLNKEKFPTLRALAKRMLSLFGSTYICEQTFSIMNLNKTRLRSRITDAHLRDVIRVVTTAVKPDLTNVLQCRSQFHPSH; translated from the coding sequence ATGGCCACATCAAAAAAGCGCAAGGTTGATAAAGAGGGCCGTCGATTTAATGAGCGCTGGAAATCTGAGTATTTTTTTACAGAGAGTCATAATAATTGCGTTTGCCTAATTTGCAATGAGACTGTTTCTGTTATGAAAGAGTATAATGTGAAGAGGCATTACGAGGCAAAGCATGCAAACTCCTATCAGAAGTTCTCCGACAGTGAACGAGAGGATAAAGTTAAACAACTAGAAGCCTCTCTGGTTTCCCAGCAGCGGTTGTTTATCAGGGCAAAAGAGTCCAACGAAAACATTACCAGAGCAAGCTACGAGGTGGCAATCCTCATCGCAAAACATGGAAAACCTTTCTCTGAGGGTGAGTTTGTCCAGGAATGTGTCATGAAAATTGCAGAAAACATCTGCCCAGATAAGAAGCAAGAGTTTGCGAATCTTTGCCTTGCTCGCAACACTATCGCACGGAGAATCGAAGAAATATCATCCGacataaaaaaacaagtgaCTAAACGTGGCCATAAATTTGACAATTTTTCTTTGGCGTGTGATGAGAGCACCGATATTTCAGACACTGCCCAGTTGCTCATTTTTCTAAGAGGAATTGATGAGGACATGAACATCACAGAAGAGCTGCTGGACCTCAAAAGTATTAAGGGGCAGACACGAGGTGTGGATTTACTGCAGTGTGTCTCTGACGCGGTTGATGACATGAAACTGCCCTGGGAGAAATTAAGCGGAATTGTTACCGATGGGGCGCCCGCTATGACGGGAGAAAGAAGTGGGTTAGCATCACTGCTATGCAACAAAGTCAGCGAGCAAGGAGGCAATGCCATTAAACTTCATGGTTTAATTCACCAACAAGTGCTGTGCGCAAAATGTCTTAAGTTTGATCATGTTGTTTCACCACTGGTGAAAGCCATTAACTTCATTCGTGCCAAAGCTTTGTACCACCGCCAGTTTCAGCAGTTTCTTTCCGACATAGAGGCGCAATATGGAGATGTAATTTATCACAACGATGTGAGGTGGCTCAGTCGGGGAAATGCGCTGCAGCGTTTTTTCTTGCTTCGGAGGGAGATAGGCCAGTTTTTTGACGAAAAGGGTCATGCGATGAAAGAACTGTCTGACCCTAAGTGGCTCGCAGACCTTGCGTTTGTAATTGACATTAACAAACACCTAAATGCACTAAATGTCAGCCTTCAAGGAAAAGATGCAGTGGTGAGTCAGCTGTATTCTCACATCAAGGCGTTTGCAACTAAACTTCAACTGTTCAAAAGACACCTGTCGCAGAGTGAAATCAACACCTCACATTTCCCTACACTTAAAGAGGTAATGGACTGTTTCCCAAAAGAAACATGTGGGAAAATAGGGAAGTATGCAAACGTGATCGAAGACCTCTTTGCTGAGTTTAACTGGCGTTTTAAAGATTTTACTATAATTGAAAAAGATATGCATGTCTTCGCATCTCCTTTTTCTGTGGATCCCGTTGATGTTGCACATGAACTTCAGCTAGAGCTCATAGACTTGCAGTGCGATGATGAGTTGCGCTTCCGTCATCAGCAGCTTTCGCAAATTGACTTTTATCGACAACTAAACAAAGAGAAATTCCCCACACTGCGAGCACTTGCCAAGAGAATGTTGAGCCTTTTTGGGTCCACGTACATTTGTGAACAGACTTTCTCTATCATGAACTTAAACAAAACCCGTTTGAGGTCCAGAATAACTGATGCCCATCTGCGAGACGTTATACGGGTTGTGACCACGGCTGTTAAGCCAGATCTCACAAATGTGCTGCAGTGCAGATCGCAGTTCCATCCATCTCACTGA